The Spirochaetota bacterium genome contains a region encoding:
- a CDS encoding chorismate synthase — MRIVITGPKCSGKSTIGAKLAELTGLRFVETDTLLEEICARESGEPGTCREICAREGEPAFREWERRTVRELAGRDWCVIATGGGTMADPDSRRLLLEDSILILLKAPIHLLWERMQKTGLPPFLSCADGLQEFEARVSRLYESVEHLSDMTFTVTAENERDAHREIAEILSSLMSARMHSPSTFGEIIRTTTFGESHGPAVGAVMDGLPPGIPVSPADIQAELDRRRPGQSAVTTPRSEDDAVHILSGVFEGKTTGTPLCLVVYNRDQDSTKYEALREVFRPGHADFTFWKKYGMRDHRGGGRSSGRETAGRVAAGAVALSIVRKHGIAIFAFAQEIAGIEGTREDLSFIEKNPVRAADPERAGAMEEAVMTARREHDSVGGIVKLIVKNVPAGLGDPVFFKLDARLGAAFFSIGAVKGVEFGSGFAAARQRGSANNDPMDGTGFLSNNAGGILGGISSGADITARIAIKPTPSIARPQSTVDVRGAERAILIEGRHDPCIVPRVIPVIESMTALVLADALAIQEKIAGGRP; from the coding sequence ATGAGAATAGTAATCACAGGACCCAAGTGCAGCGGCAAGAGCACGATCGGCGCGAAGCTCGCGGAACTGACCGGCCTGCGCTTCGTGGAGACCGATACGCTCCTCGAGGAGATATGCGCGCGTGAGTCCGGCGAGCCCGGCACCTGCCGCGAGATATGCGCGCGGGAAGGGGAGCCCGCGTTTCGCGAATGGGAGCGCAGGACCGTCCGGGAGCTCGCGGGACGGGACTGGTGCGTGATCGCGACCGGGGGCGGCACCATGGCCGACCCCGACTCGAGGAGGCTGCTCCTCGAGGACTCCATCCTGATTCTCCTCAAGGCGCCGATACACCTTCTATGGGAAAGGATGCAGAAGACCGGTCTCCCGCCCTTCCTTTCGTGCGCCGACGGCCTCCAGGAATTCGAGGCGCGCGTTTCGCGGCTCTATGAATCGGTGGAGCACCTTTCTGATATGACCTTTACCGTCACGGCGGAGAACGAACGCGACGCGCACCGCGAGATCGCCGAAATACTCTCCTCCCTCATGAGCGCCCGCATGCATTCGCCCAGCACCTTCGGGGAGATTATCAGAACGACTACCTTCGGGGAGAGCCACGGGCCGGCGGTGGGAGCCGTCATGGACGGCCTGCCACCCGGCATCCCGGTTTCACCGGCCGACATCCAGGCGGAGCTCGATCGCAGGCGCCCGGGACAGAGCGCGGTGACCACGCCCCGCAGCGAGGATGACGCGGTGCACATTCTCTCGGGCGTGTTCGAGGGGAAGACGACCGGCACTCCGCTGTGCCTGGTCGTGTACAACAGGGACCAGGATTCGACCAAGTACGAGGCGCTGCGCGAGGTATTCCGCCCCGGGCACGCCGATTTCACCTTCTGGAAAAAGTACGGCATGCGCGACCATCGCGGCGGCGGACGCTCGTCCGGCCGCGAGACCGCGGGAAGGGTCGCCGCGGGGGCGGTGGCGCTCTCGATCGTAAGGAAGCACGGCATTGCAATTTTCGCCTTCGCCCAGGAGATCGCCGGGATCGAGGGAACGCGTGAAGATCTCTCGTTCATCGAAAAAAACCCCGTGCGCGCGGCCGACCCGGAGAGGGCCGGCGCGATGGAAGAGGCGGTCATGACGGCGCGCCGCGAACACGATTCGGTGGGCGGCATCGTGAAGCTGATCGTGAAAAACGTGCCGGCGGGGCTGGGCGATCCCGTGTTTTTCAAGCTGGACGCGCGGCTGGGGGCGGCTTTTTTTTCCATAGGCGCCGTCAAGGGCGTGGAGTTCGGATCCGGATTCGCGGCGGCGCGACAGCGCGGCAGCGCCAACAACGATCCCATGGACGGTACGGGTTTCCTCTCCAACAACGCGGGCGGGATCCTGGGGGGCATTTCTAGCGGGGCCGATATCACAGCCCGGATCGCAATCAAGCCGACACCGTCGATCGCGCGTCCCCAGTCCACCGTAGACGTGCGGGGTGCGGAGCGCGCGATACTTATCGAGGGGAGACACGACCCCTGTATCGTGCCCAGGGTGATCCCGGTGATCGAATCGATGACCGCCCTCGTGCTCGCCGATGCGCTTGCCATCCAGGAAAAAATCGCGGGGGGACGCCCGTGA
- a CDS encoding Crp/Fnr family transcriptional regulator, which yields MFLDSKLFEKFGVDYSPGEIIFCEYEPGNEFYFIQNGRVKIVKIINNTEKTLDVLEVGDVFGEMAILEEQPRSASAIAMDHVKLLKFRRENFDALLQGNPQLAYKLLIIFSKRIYDAKRRLMILLLEEPQLKVMDVMCMLSEQDPHLDIQEAVTLKANMQEVANWAGMQVVDVQKILTHMNQLGKIELFTDKIIVKNLRDFQRIVNSRRKNMMT from the coding sequence ATGTTTCTTGACAGCAAGCTCTTCGAAAAATTCGGAGTGGATTATTCCCCGGGGGAGATCATCTTCTGCGAGTACGAGCCGGGCAACGAGTTTTATTTCATACAGAACGGCAGGGTCAAGATCGTAAAGATAATCAACAACACGGAGAAGACCCTGGACGTGCTCGAGGTGGGCGATGTATTCGGGGAGATGGCCATCCTCGAGGAACAGCCCCGATCGGCCTCGGCGATCGCGATGGATCACGTGAAGCTCCTCAAGTTCCGCCGGGAAAATTTCGACGCGCTCCTCCAGGGGAACCCCCAGCTTGCCTACAAGCTGCTCATCATATTTTCAAAGCGAATCTACGACGCGAAGCGCCGGCTTATGATTCTCCTCCTCGAGGAGCCTCAGCTCAAGGTCATGGACGTCATGTGCATGCTTTCCGAGCAGGACCCGCACCTGGATATCCAGGAGGCGGTTACCCTGAAGGCGAATATGCAGGAAGTCGCGAACTGGGCCGGAATGCAGGTCGTGGATGTGCAAAAAATATTGACACATATGAACCAGCTCGGCAAGATTGAACTCTTCACGGACAAGATCATAGTGAAGAACCTGCGTGACTTCCAGCGGATCGTCAATTCGCGCAGAAAAAACATGATGACGTAA
- a CDS encoding cyclic nucleotide-binding domain-containing protein has product MSNGPMSQSTSIVTRRYKHGSVVYFENDKSEYIYVLKGGRVLLTSRKVDTGEEVKEEIKPGEFFGVKSSLGKYPREETAQTIGETVLLVLPLADFERLVIQNVNVVRKMLRIFSNQLRRIGKMQREVLDQKDNVNPAEELFRIGEYYFEVGRVQQALYAYKRYMEYYPDGNYSGKAMERIRAIESGSPGGAGATRDTGGPIPTASTPAPSHDDSMDMTDFSIDDDKPASRAAEPHGPMADMDMDSSSGLSGEIDDFFGTSPAAASPAEQPKKDVPEMFYEAMSLFSQESYAESLKLYQEILATKNLKNEAERKVFEKANFEIGRSYLKLAKFNEALVAFSDMIKKFPNSENVKNALFHIGLTYETMKKPDKSVSYYTKVVAMDPKDGVNKLAAKRLATIQAQGK; this is encoded by the coding sequence ATGTCAAACGGCCCAATGAGTCAGTCTACCAGCATTGTCACGCGCCGATACAAACACGGCTCGGTGGTGTATTTCGAAAACGACAAGAGCGAATACATATACGTGCTCAAGGGCGGGCGCGTGCTCCTCACCTCGCGCAAGGTCGACACCGGCGAAGAGGTGAAGGAGGAGATCAAGCCGGGCGAGTTCTTCGGGGTAAAATCCTCGCTGGGCAAATATCCGCGGGAAGAGACCGCACAGACCATCGGCGAGACGGTGCTCTTGGTGCTGCCCCTGGCCGATTTCGAGCGCCTGGTGATCCAGAACGTGAACGTGGTCCGCAAGATGCTCCGCATCTTCTCGAACCAGCTCAGGCGGATCGGCAAGATGCAGCGCGAGGTGCTCGACCAGAAAGACAACGTGAATCCCGCCGAGGAGCTTTTCCGGATCGGCGAATACTATTTCGAGGTGGGGAGGGTCCAGCAGGCGCTCTATGCCTACAAGCGCTACATGGAGTATTATCCGGACGGAAATTATTCCGGAAAAGCAATGGAGCGCATCCGCGCCATCGAGTCGGGAAGTCCCGGCGGTGCGGGGGCGACAAGGGACACGGGGGGGCCGATACCGACGGCTTCGACCCCGGCGCCCTCGCACGATGATTCCATGGACATGACCGATTTCAGCATCGACGACGACAAGCCGGCGTCGCGCGCGGCCGAGCCCCACGGGCCCATGGCCGATATGGACATGGATTCTTCGTCCGGGCTCTCGGGCGAGATCGACGATTTCTTCGGCACCTCGCCGGCGGCCGCCTCCCCGGCGGAGCAACCGAAAAAGGATGTCCCGGAGATGTTCTACGAAGCCATGAGCCTGTTTTCCCAGGAAAGCTATGCGGAATCGCTCAAGCTCTACCAGGAAATTCTCGCGACGAAGAACCTCAAGAACGAGGCCGAGCGCAAGGTTTTTGAAAAGGCTAATTTTGAGATCGGGCGGAGCTACCTGAAGCTTGCCAAGTTCAACGAGGCCCTCGTGGCCTTCTCGGACATGATAAAGAAATTCCCGAATTCGGAGAACGTGAAAAACGCGCTCTTCCATATCGGGCTCACGTACGAGACGATGAAGAAACCGGACAAATCCGTCTCGTACTATACCAAGGTCGTCGCCATGGATCCCAAGGACGGCGTGAACAAGCTCGCCGCCAAGAGGCTCGCCACAATTCAGGCGCAGGGGAAGTAA
- a CDS encoding hydrolase, with protein sequence MKEWGIQGAVILTPEEELKGSSVEIKDSRIERVSREKPRPSLAITAEDAVLTPGLINSHDHLLGTYYPKVGFGPYENWLPWDNDLKSAPVYQERQQIENRDLYLLGAYRNLVSAVTTVSDHIPHFVNEPYLDILPTKAIRNYSLSHSIASFALAWGGEIDVEYRKALKEDIPFITHIAEGFDAETKQDLKTLDRKGGLGDHSVLVHGIAFNEEDIKVIKQRGASVVWCADSNVFMFNTTANVKRMLDVGVNVCIGTDSPMSGGENILYEMKFDRTYFKKTYGKDLPEETIVRMVTANPAKAFYLKKNGHVKSGNVADLALFRNTRKNAYDSVVSAGLKDVLLVVIDGRPVYGDARYAYLFDALKVTYQHIVMDGEEKIIIGDLVGMLRRISKAVGFKKEFPFMPVEFRV encoded by the coding sequence ATGAAAGAGTGGGGAATTCAGGGAGCTGTCATTCTTACCCCCGAGGAAGAACTGAAGGGGAGCTCCGTGGAGATAAAAGATTCCAGGATCGAGCGGGTATCCAGGGAAAAGCCGCGGCCTTCACTGGCGATCACCGCCGAGGATGCGGTTTTAACCCCCGGGCTTATAAATTCTCATGATCATCTTCTTGGTACTTACTATCCAAAGGTCGGATTCGGCCCCTATGAAAACTGGCTTCCCTGGGACAATGATTTAAAAAGCGCGCCGGTGTACCAGGAGCGCCAGCAGATCGAAAACAGGGACCTCTACCTGCTGGGCGCATACCGCAACCTCGTATCGGCCGTCACCACCGTATCGGACCATATACCTCACTTCGTGAACGAGCCTTACCTTGACATACTGCCCACGAAGGCCATAAGGAACTATTCGCTTTCCCACTCCATCGCGTCCTTCGCGCTCGCATGGGGCGGTGAGATAGACGTCGAGTACCGGAAGGCGCTCAAGGAAGACATCCCCTTCATCACCCACATCGCGGAAGGCTTCGACGCCGAGACGAAGCAGGATCTGAAGACCCTGGACCGCAAAGGGGGGCTTGGGGACCACTCTGTTCTGGTTCATGGAATCGCTTTCAATGAGGAAGACATAAAGGTCATAAAACAACGGGGCGCATCGGTCGTGTGGTGCGCCGATTCCAATGTTTTCATGTTCAACACGACCGCGAACGTGAAAAGAATGCTGGATGTCGGGGTGAACGTGTGTATCGGCACCGATTCCCCCATGTCGGGTGGAGAAAATATCCTTTACGAGATGAAATTCGATCGGACCTATTTCAAGAAAACATACGGAAAGGATCTTCCCGAAGAAACGATCGTCCGCATGGTCACCGCGAATCCGGCAAAGGCTTTTTACCTGAAAAAAAACGGCCACGTCAAATCCGGCAACGTTGCGGATCTCGCGCTGTTCAGAAATACCAGGAAGAACGCGTATGATTCGGTAGTCTCGGCGGGGCTTAAGGATGTTCTGCTCGTGGTGATCGACGGCAGGCCCGTGTACGGGGACGCCCGTTATGCATACCTCTTCGATGCGCTCAAGGTGACCTACCAGCATATCGTGATGGACGGCGAGGAAAAGATCATTATCGGCGATCTCGTAGGGATGCTCAGGCGCATTTCGAAGGCGGTGGGCTTTAAGAAAGAATTTCCCTTTATGCCGGTCGAATTCCGGGTATAA
- a CDS encoding PAS domain S-box protein translates to MRNFLRGTGLGVFLVIAAWGYPEPVYPADPLTLDAGFSTARLDSHIEYYKDAPHSLSIEQASTHAFSANFSPTPFGRPAFGYTRDAVWIRFSIENSTPAPAEIFIEHEYPLIDSLDFYIPSPHGYSAVRRGDHLPFSNRDLNYRNQVFRLSVPPGVSTYYLCMQSRGSISASMVAWAPEKFESMRRYELPLLGVYYGIMLALAFYHLFIFVTMKEKSYAYLLFFILSLAIVSLVHSGLASQYLWPDSPRWSNISHPLFSFLTILFGLQFTCAFLNVSEHSPRIYRVCLIWAHILLGISVSSLWVDYYYMTQLSAIVAGITVAMMTLLGVRSLMLKMREAYFYVLAWLSFILGILLLVLKSYALVPEMFLTTWGYQVGSSITMLLFSFGIADKMNTYRAEKMKALRRLRESEERYRLLVENAHDGIMLLMGVKPVYANASLVRMLGYDEREFSRLTLADLLPETPKGREMVFSYYNNRLAGLEAPSQYEAQMLTKRNEIIDVIIAASRITIDEGVGAISIITNISQMKRAEDTILMQFREIQVQYGRLEALNKRLLSAHNELLAMNENLTREKERIAATLRAIGDAVITIDIEGGVLLMNPSAERLTGHTVEEAGAKNLADLFSLQDLKSGQELAGLFGRVGAGALQDLADLPIVMTAPDGRERIVEVSGAPVAGSGDRPGGTVIAIRDITEKIKLEKELIKMSKIESLGVLAGGIAHDFNNLLTAIIGNLGLAKLTIRDNPDFHGFMEKIEQACLRAANLTRQLLTFSKGGAPVKKTASIGELLRESAEFILTGSPVRCEFDFENGLWPVDIDIDQVSQVLNNILINAMQAMPGGGTISVRAHNLGEVFGLPLKQGRYVRISIRDNGVGIPRKFLGRIFDPYFTTKEHGSGLGLASSYSIIKRHGGYIDVESEERRGTAFHIYLHASDGEERNHRRSDAPAEKRNGRVLVMDDEKAVRDVAINMLSYFGYRVDGARDGAEAAAMYADAMEGGDPYHAVIMDLVVPGGIGGVECLARIRELDPAAFIIVSSGYSNDPVMAGYKGYGFDGVMMKPYVLQDAISLLDEATGRTEKPIPD, encoded by the coding sequence ATGCGGAACTTTCTGCGCGGAACAGGCCTTGGAGTATTTTTAGTGATAGCTGCATGGGGGTACCCGGAACCGGTATACCCGGCCGACCCGCTTACGCTGGATGCCGGCTTTTCGACCGCAAGGCTGGATTCGCACATCGAATACTACAAGGATGCACCCCATTCCCTCTCCATCGAACAGGCGTCGACGCATGCCTTTAGCGCTAATTTTTCCCCCACCCCTTTCGGCCGGCCGGCCTTCGGTTACACCAGGGACGCGGTGTGGATCCGGTTCTCCATTGAAAATAGTACGCCCGCCCCGGCGGAGATATTTATCGAACATGAATACCCCCTTATCGACTCCCTGGATTTTTATATTCCATCCCCGCACGGATACTCCGCGGTCAGGCGGGGCGACCACCTGCCGTTCTCGAACAGGGACCTGAACTACCGGAACCAGGTATTCAGGCTGAGCGTTCCGCCGGGCGTAAGCACGTATTACCTGTGCATGCAGTCCCGGGGGTCAATCTCCGCGTCAATGGTCGCCTGGGCGCCGGAAAAATTCGAATCGATGCGGCGGTACGAGCTGCCCCTTCTCGGGGTTTATTACGGAATCATGCTCGCGCTTGCGTTCTATCACCTTTTCATTTTCGTGACGATGAAAGAGAAGAGCTATGCCTACCTGTTGTTCTTCATCCTGTCTCTTGCAATCGTATCGCTCGTGCACAGCGGGCTCGCCTCACAGTACCTCTGGCCGGATTCCCCGCGCTGGAGCAATATCAGTCACCCGCTGTTTTCGTTTTTAACGATACTCTTCGGGCTGCAGTTCACCTGTGCCTTCCTCAATGTATCGGAACATTCGCCCCGCATCTATCGCGTTTGCCTGATCTGGGCGCATATCCTGTTGGGTATCTCCGTTTCGTCGCTGTGGGTCGATTATTACTACATGACCCAGCTTTCGGCAATTGTCGCGGGGATCACCGTCGCGATGATGACGCTCCTGGGTGTGCGCAGCCTCATGCTCAAAATGCGGGAGGCCTATTTTTACGTGCTCGCCTGGTTGAGTTTCATACTGGGTATCCTGCTGCTTGTTTTGAAGTCCTACGCGCTTGTGCCCGAGATGTTCCTGACCACCTGGGGATACCAGGTGGGGTCGTCCATCACCATGCTCCTCTTCTCGTTCGGGATCGCCGACAAGATGAACACCTACCGCGCTGAAAAAATGAAGGCGCTCCGTCGGCTCCGGGAATCCGAGGAGAGGTATCGCCTGCTCGTGGAAAACGCCCACGACGGGATAATGCTGCTCATGGGCGTGAAACCGGTCTACGCCAACGCGTCGCTGGTTCGCATGCTCGGATATGATGAGCGTGAATTCAGCCGGCTTACGCTTGCCGACCTTCTCCCGGAAACGCCCAAGGGACGGGAGATGGTGTTCTCGTATTATAACAACAGGCTCGCGGGGCTGGAGGCGCCGTCGCAGTACGAGGCGCAGATGCTCACGAAGAGAAACGAAATCATCGACGTGATCATCGCTGCCTCCCGGATCACCATTGATGAAGGCGTGGGCGCAATCTCGATTATAACCAATATTTCACAGATGAAGCGCGCGGAGGACACGATCCTGATGCAGTTCCGGGAAATTCAGGTCCAGTATGGCAGGCTTGAAGCCTTGAACAAGCGGCTTCTCTCCGCCCACAATGAGCTTCTCGCGATGAATGAGAACCTGACGCGCGAGAAGGAGAGAATAGCGGCCACGCTTCGCGCGATCGGCGATGCCGTGATAACCATTGACATCGAGGGGGGCGTGCTCCTGATGAACCCTTCGGCTGAGAGGCTCACCGGGCACACCGTCGAAGAAGCCGGCGCGAAAAATTTAGCCGACCTTTTTTCGCTTCAAGATCTGAAATCCGGGCAGGAGCTTGCCGGGTTGTTTGGCCGCGTGGGGGCCGGGGCGCTCCAGGATCTCGCGGATCTGCCGATAGTGATGACCGCCCCGGACGGCCGCGAACGTATCGTCGAGGTGAGCGGCGCGCCGGTCGCCGGCAGCGGGGACCGCCCGGGAGGAACCGTCATCGCGATACGGGACATCACCGAGAAGATCAAGCTCGAAAAGGAACTCATCAAGATGAGCAAGATAGAGTCGCTCGGCGTGCTTGCGGGCGGGATCGCGCATGATTTCAACAACCTGCTTACCGCGATAATAGGGAACCTGGGCCTGGCGAAACTCACGATCAGGGACAACCCGGATTTCCATGGATTCATGGAGAAGATCGAGCAGGCCTGCCTGCGCGCGGCCAATCTTACCAGGCAACTGCTCACCTTCTCAAAGGGCGGGGCACCGGTCAAGAAAACCGCGTCGATCGGCGAGCTCCTGAGGGAAAGCGCGGAATTCATCCTTACCGGCTCGCCGGTCAGGTGCGAGTTCGATTTTGAAAACGGGCTCTGGCCCGTGGACATTGATATCGACCAGGTAAGCCAGGTGCTCAATAACATACTGATAAACGCGATGCAGGCCATGCCGGGCGGGGGCACCATCTCCGTTCGCGCACACAACCTGGGTGAAGTTTTCGGGCTGCCCCTGAAACAAGGGAGATATGTGCGGATATCCATCAGGGACAATGGCGTCGGCATTCCGAGAAAATTCCTGGGACGGATATTCGACCCCTATTTCACCACCAAGGAGCATGGAAGCGGACTGGGACTTGCGAGCAGTTATTCGATAATTAAGCGGCATGGCGGTTATATCGACGTCGAGTCGGAAGAACGCCGGGGCACCGCGTTTCATATTTACCTGCATGCGTCGGACGGAGAGGAGCGGAATCACCGGCGCAGCGATGCCCCGGCCGAGAAGCGCAACGGCCGCGTTCTCGTAATGGACGATGAGAAGGCGGTGAGAGACGTGGCGATCAACATGCTCTCATATTTCGGCTACAGGGTGGACGGGGCACGTGACGGCGCCGAGGCGGCCGCTATGTACGCGGATGCGATGGAGGGAGGGGATCCGTACCATGCGGTTATCATGGACCTCGTCGTGCCCGGGGGAATAGGGGGAGTTGAATGCCTGGCCAGGATACGTGAACTGGACCCCGCGGCCTTCATCATCGTTTCCAGCGGCTATTCGAACGATCCGGTAATGGCCGGTTACAAGGGTTACGGATTCGACGGCGTCATGATGAAACCCTATGTTCTTCAGGATGCGATCAGCTTGCTCGACGAGGCGACCGGGCGTACGGAGAAACCGATACCGGATTGA
- a CDS encoding response regulator, protein MSEEPANIYKSPPAGINPRRGTSYEAIIVDDSKMTRQILKQILMSVQFNVIMEIENGATAEMIIRNKNLKPDFMFIDIEMPVMDGITLVKQIRPLLPDCRIVMVTSHSETEMVKELASLGINGFIKKPFDRDAVILRLSKVK, encoded by the coding sequence ATGAGCGAGGAACCTGCCAATATATACAAGAGCCCGCCGGCGGGGATCAATCCGCGAAGGGGAACCTCGTATGAGGCTATAATCGTCGACGACTCTAAAATGACCAGGCAGATACTCAAACAGATTCTCATGTCGGTCCAGTTCAACGTAATAATGGAAATCGAAAACGGCGCCACTGCCGAGATGATAATCCGGAATAAGAATCTTAAACCGGATTTCATGTTCATCGACATAGAAATGCCCGTCATGGACGGCATCACGCTCGTCAAGCAGATTCGTCCCCTGCTGCCGGATTGCCGGATCGTAATGGTCACTTCTCACAGCGAGACGGAAATGGTCAAAGAGCTCGCGAGCCTGGGAATCAACGGTTTTATCAAAAAACCGTTCGATCGCGATGCCGTAATACTGCGCCTCTCCAAAGTCAAGTAA
- a CDS encoding 4Fe-4S dicluster domain-containing protein → MSERSFLVDTTKCSGCRACQVACKQWNNLPAENTEFFAGPEYTNPKELTAITFNHVKFFPIDRSNPEKPIWMIMHKKCYHCEIPNCLNVCPEKAISKRDGWVVIDQAKCIGCGACENECIYKVPHVLEKDLSKYGTEEPLVRYKSFKCHACTVNAREIPACAFHCPTGALTIDSRQKVLQKADKRLAAVKKDFPNASIYGKEEFGGLKVITILKDKPEKYSLPVNVKPIDMAKAEAIRDMYRVASMFTMGFPMLKRTAYRVSKRIVTKDFGA, encoded by the coding sequence ATGTCAGAAAGATCATTTTTGGTAGATACCACCAAGTGTTCCGGGTGCAGGGCCTGCCAGGTCGCATGCAAGCAGTGGAACAACCTTCCCGCGGAAAACACGGAGTTTTTCGCGGGACCGGAGTACACCAATCCCAAGGAGCTTACGGCGATCACGTTCAACCATGTGAAGTTCTTCCCCATAGACCGCTCGAATCCCGAGAAACCTATTTGGATGATCATGCACAAGAAATGCTATCACTGCGAGATCCCCAACTGCCTGAACGTATGTCCCGAAAAGGCCATATCGAAGAGGGACGGATGGGTCGTGATTGACCAGGCGAAGTGCATCGGCTGCGGCGCATGCGAGAACGAGTGCATCTACAAGGTCCCGCACGTTCTGGAAAAGGACCTGAGCAAATACGGGACCGAGGAGCCCCTGGTCCGATACAAGTCCTTCAAGTGCCATGCCTGCACCGTCAATGCGCGGGAGATCCCGGCGTGCGCGTTCCACTGTCCGACCGGGGCGCTCACCATTGACTCGAGGCAGAAGGTGCTCCAGAAGGCCGATAAGCGCCTTGCCGCGGTGAAGAAGGATTTTCCCAACGCGAGCATTTACGGCAAGGAGGAGTTCGGGGGACTGAAGGTCATCACGATCCTCAAGGACAAGCCCGAGAAATACAGTCTTCCGGTCAATGTGAAGCCCATCGACATGGCGAAGGCCGAGGCGATTCGCGATATGTACCGCGTGGCGTCAATGTTTACCATGGGCTTTCCCATGTTGAAAAGGACCGCGTACAGGGTTTCGAAAAGGATCGTCACCAAGGACTTTGGCGCTTAA